A section of the Candidatus Sysuiplasma acidicola genome encodes:
- the nuoB gene encoding NADH-quinone oxidoreductase subunit NuoB yields the protein MKWSGEVAEMVKQRQEATHSRQNKLTGTVFNWAARNALYPLHFGIACCAMEMAAAAAPRFDVERLGVIFWNSPRQCDVLLLNGWISMKLKPVLTRLYEQMPYPKWVICMGECTISGGPWWDSYNIVRGADTFLPVDIYIPGCPPRPEALLDGILKLQNKIRGEKEKFMIPR from the coding sequence ATGAAATGGAGCGGCGAAGTGGCTGAGATGGTGAAGCAGAGGCAGGAAGCCACTCATTCCAGGCAGAACAAGCTTACAGGTACAGTTTTCAACTGGGCGGCACGGAATGCCCTGTATCCTCTTCATTTCGGTATCGCATGCTGTGCGATGGAAATGGCTGCGGCAGCCGCTCCAAGATTCGATGTGGAAAGACTGGGCGTGATATTCTGGAATTCTCCGCGGCAGTGCGATGTGCTCCTTCTCAACGGCTGGATTTCTATGAAACTCAAGCCCGTTCTCACACGGCTATACGAGCAGATGCCTTATCCGAAGTGGGTGATATGCATGGGTGAATGCACAATATCCGGCGGCCCGTGGTGGGACTCGTACAACATAGTCAGGGGCGCGGACACTTTCCTTCCTGTAGACATCTATATTCCGGGATGCCCGCCGAGGCCGGAGGCGCTGCTCGACGGCATACTGAAACTGCAGAACAAGATAAGGGGAGAGAAAGAAAAATTCATGATACCTCGCTGA
- the nuoH gene encoding NADH-quinone oxidoreductase subunit NuoH, translated as MNYLYFISNSIASLLLGLVGLGHDALLAYVLTWVIASVFLLVVVLVNVIVMIYVERKELGRFMDRRGPMVVGPAGFFQNFADAFKFLVKEMILPESADSLGFNGTLVIIVASSLLILALVPQAPNFFFVNSDLGLLLAFAVFAIEPFAVVIAGWASNNKYSLLGGFRSTAQMMSYEVPLLITVISVAVLAGSFNFVTIVNLQAAHVWYAIPLIIGFVVFLIAMVAEIERIPFDTPEAEAELVHGWMTEYPGIKFAMFQLASYVRSFAGAAIMVLLFLGGWTGPLLPPIVWFYIKVYAVFTLFVWLRGSLPRVRIDQVLNIGWRSLLPLSLLNILIAVLFKSMGLF; from the coding sequence ATGAACTACCTGTACTTCATTTCGAACTCGATTGCCTCTCTGCTTCTCGGTCTTGTGGGTCTTGGTCATGATGCGCTACTTGCATATGTCCTCACATGGGTAATAGCATCGGTCTTCCTGCTCGTCGTTGTTCTCGTCAACGTCATAGTGATGATATACGTTGAGAGAAAGGAGCTTGGCAGATTCATGGATCGCAGGGGTCCGATGGTGGTGGGTCCTGCCGGCTTTTTCCAGAATTTTGCGGATGCGTTCAAGTTCCTCGTCAAGGAAATGATTCTTCCGGAGAGTGCGGATTCGCTCGGATTCAACGGAACGCTTGTGATTATCGTCGCGTCATCACTGCTCATTCTCGCCCTGGTGCCGCAGGCTCCAAACTTCTTTTTTGTCAATTCAGATCTCGGGCTGCTTCTTGCATTCGCGGTTTTCGCAATCGAACCCTTCGCCGTTGTAATCGCAGGCTGGGCCTCAAACAACAAATATTCACTGCTAGGCGGTTTCCGTTCCACCGCTCAGATGATGAGCTACGAGGTGCCACTGCTCATTACCGTCATTTCTGTCGCCGTGCTGGCAGGCAGCTTCAACTTCGTCACGATTGTGAATCTGCAGGCCGCCCATGTATGGTACGCGATACCGCTCATAATCGGTTTTGTAGTGTTTCTCATAGCCATGGTAGCGGAGATCGAGAGGATACCGTTCGACACGCCCGAAGCAGAGGCAGAACTCGTCCACGGCTGGATGACCGAATATCCGGGCATTAAGTTCGCAATGTTCCAGCTCGCTTCCTACGTCCGCTCATTCGCTGGCGCAGCGATAATGGTCCTCCTGTTCCTGGGCGGCTGGACCGGCCCCCTGCTGCCGCCGATTGTCTGGTTTTACATTAAGGTGTATGCGGTCTTCACGCTCTTTGTGTGGCTCCGCGGCTCCCTACCGAGGGTGCGCATCGATCAGGTGCTGAACATCGGCTGGAGAAGTCTTCTGCCGCTGTCGCTGCTCAATATCCTTATAGCTGTTTTGTTCAAGTCAATGGGGTTGTTCTGA
- a CDS encoding NADH-quinone oxidoreductase subunit C, with amino-acid sequence MSTPTVVIAKKEDYSGLGLTDVRSADDIVNDIKSSFPGIDVRVKTAHRLEANKVPREKFLEFCTFLKEKQDFDHLTCMGGNDLRRSWEVFYHISSYRNRCLIQIRCELPRDDPSVESVSLLWGGANWHERETFDMYGIVFRNHPKLERVLTPEGTDFFPFRKDFKSMDHWKIDWENKGKRPPPQTLSADDERKFGDADG; translated from the coding sequence ATGTCTACACCAACAGTTGTTATTGCAAAGAAGGAGGATTATTCAGGTCTCGGCCTTACCGACGTAAGAAGCGCGGATGATATTGTCAATGATATCAAGTCGTCCTTTCCCGGCATTGATGTCAGGGTGAAGACGGCACACAGGCTCGAGGCAAACAAAGTGCCGAGGGAGAAGTTTCTGGAGTTCTGCACCTTTCTGAAGGAAAAACAGGATTTCGATCATCTCACGTGCATGGGCGGCAACGATCTCAGGCGGAGCTGGGAAGTCTTCTATCACATAAGTTCATACAGGAACAGATGCCTCATTCAGATCAGGTGCGAACTGCCCAGGGACGACCCTTCTGTGGAAAGCGTCAGTCTGCTGTGGGGCGGCGCGAACTGGCACGAGCGCGAAACATTCGACATGTATGGCATCGTGTTCAGGAACCACCCGAAGCTCGAACGTGTCCTGACACCTGAAGGAACTGATTTCTTCCCCTTCAGGAAGGACTTCAAGTCGATGGATCACTGGAAGATAGACTGGGAGAACAAGGGCAAGAGACCGCCTCCCCAGACACTTTCGGCCGATGATGAAAGGAAATTCGGTGATGCAGATGGCTGA
- the ndhC gene encoding NADH-quinone oxidoreductase subunit A: protein MFSSLLRPSKKEPLKETTYECGEVPIGDTRIQFHFQYYMFALIFVIADVLTVFLALWAYTFSSMPMEAKLMMFLFTALLTIGILYALKKEEVIWI, encoded by the coding sequence ATCTTTTCCTCGCTGCTGCGTCCTTCGAAGAAGGAGCCTCTTAAGGAGACTACATATGAATGCGGCGAAGTGCCCATAGGCGACACCCGTATTCAGTTTCATTTCCAGTACTATATGTTCGCCCTGATCTTCGTCATTGCCGATGTACTTACTGTCTTTCTTGCGCTCTGGGCATACACATTCTCCTCCATGCCGATGGAGGCAAAACTTATGATGTTCCTGTTCACGGCGCTTCTCACGATAGGTATACTGTACGCGCTGAAGAAGGAGGAAGTTATCTGGATCTGA
- a CDS encoding NADH-quinone oxidoreductase subunit D, translated as MAEMWINMGPQHPFTHGLWTLKVKVDGETIVDAEPVIGYLHRGFEKLCENRTYPQIVPICDRLCYVASMSWDHVYVSAVENMLGIAVPQRAEYIRVVALEIQRIASHLVWLASFMTDLGNLTAFLYAMREREMFIDMLQALCGARLTYNYPRIGGVSQDIPKNFPYQCLKQLDLFEKRLSEYEYLIEESEVFRIRTQGVGYLSPSDAINLGVTGPPLRAAGVPIDLRKHDPYSAYADFDFNICVEKDSDVFARYRVRINEMRESCSLIRQALKKMPAGPVLGKVPRHIPKADGWARTEDPRGEAFFYVQGDGTDRPYRVKIRSPIFVTVSASPVMLRGYKLADVPSIMGSLDMCLGESDR; from the coding sequence ATGGCTGAAATGTGGATAAACATGGGGCCGCAGCATCCGTTCACTCATGGCCTGTGGACGCTCAAAGTCAAGGTCGATGGCGAAACAATTGTGGATGCAGAACCAGTGATTGGCTATCTGCACAGGGGATTCGAGAAGCTGTGTGAGAACAGGACGTACCCGCAGATAGTGCCCATCTGTGACAGACTGTGCTACGTTGCATCGATGAGCTGGGACCATGTGTATGTGTCGGCCGTGGAAAACATGCTGGGCATTGCTGTGCCGCAGCGCGCCGAATACATCAGAGTAGTTGCGCTCGAGATACAGCGCATTGCTTCGCACCTCGTATGGCTCGCGTCATTCATGACAGATCTCGGTAATCTCACGGCATTCCTCTATGCCATGAGGGAAAGGGAAATGTTCATAGACATGCTGCAGGCACTCTGCGGCGCAAGACTCACTTACAATTACCCGAGAATCGGCGGCGTTTCCCAGGATATTCCAAAAAACTTTCCTTATCAGTGCCTGAAACAGCTGGACCTGTTCGAAAAGAGACTGAGTGAATATGAATATCTGATTGAGGAGAGCGAGGTATTCAGAATCAGGACGCAGGGCGTAGGCTATCTCAGTCCTTCTGATGCAATTAATCTGGGCGTCACCGGTCCTCCGCTGAGGGCCGCCGGTGTTCCGATCGATTTGAGGAAGCACGATCCTTACTCGGCGTATGCCGATTTTGATTTCAACATATGCGTGGAAAAGGATTCGGATGTATTTGCCAGGTACAGAGTGAGAATCAACGAGATGCGCGAGAGCTGCAGCTTAATCAGGCAGGCACTCAAAAAGATGCCTGCAGGGCCGGTACTGGGGAAGGTGCCGAGGCATATACCGAAAGCTGATGGATGGGCAAGGACAGAAGACCCGCGCGGGGAAGCGTTTTTCTATGTACAGGGTGACGGCACCGACAGGCCGTACAGGGTCAAGATCAGAAGCCCGATTTTTGTCACAGTATCCGCTTCGCCGGTGATGCTCCGCGGTTACAAGCTCGCCGACGTTCCATCCATAATGGGAAGCCTGGACATGTGTCTGGGTGAATCGGATCGGTGA
- a CDS encoding MFS transporter, with amino-acid sequence MLRIYIATIDGWKNGKLIPMGAETINASKGKASTIFKSGISGRAMNRLNRHFYLPGNAWILTSTSAVWSIGGAMASPYQSLFYYSIGASAILIGYFAAITSLVTAVAQLIGGYVGDVWGRKRAIILFSFVGVLNNFIYFMVPDAFWLYIPVMVGSISGIYGPLFTTSLTESMEPEMRPRGIASYSFVNTIPAVFAPYLGGLMILYFGNLEGIRYSFLIAGTFGVLAISYRGLKLKESHIASESPNFVQFWKSLFHDTRVALARTGRDAKLLLAYSTVAAFAVGLTSSFSVLYFIQSLHFRPYVYGIMVGLSALVILLLLFPAARMVERFGLKKSVVLSSLSVPLNQLFFTKAKDMDELVTWSVVGGTGNALLGPPLTSLQSDLIPRVMRGRIMAMFSALPLMLSIPAQILGGYLYSIEPILPFVISIPVFFGAVLLLLKIREPKTLED; translated from the coding sequence GTGTTAAGGATTTATATTGCCACGATTGATGGTTGGAAAAACGGCAAACTGATACCAATGGGTGCAGAGACGATAAATGCTTCAAAAGGAAAGGCAAGCACTATTTTCAAGTCCGGTATATCTGGAAGAGCTATGAACAGGCTCAACAGGCACTTCTATCTTCCCGGAAATGCCTGGATTCTCACAAGCACATCCGCCGTGTGGTCCATCGGAGGCGCAATGGCATCTCCGTACCAGTCACTGTTTTACTACTCGATTGGCGCGTCGGCTATTCTCATCGGCTATTTTGCCGCCATAACATCGCTCGTCACGGCGGTCGCACAGCTCATTGGAGGCTATGTGGGCGACGTCTGGGGAAGGAAAAGGGCAATCATCCTTTTCAGTTTTGTAGGCGTCCTCAACAATTTCATTTATTTCATGGTGCCGGACGCATTCTGGCTTTACATACCGGTAATGGTCGGCTCCATCTCCGGAATCTACGGTCCGCTCTTTACGACGTCACTGACAGAATCGATGGAACCGGAAATGAGGCCAAGGGGCATTGCTTCGTACTCGTTCGTCAACACGATTCCGGCAGTGTTTGCGCCGTATCTCGGCGGCCTCATGATACTTTATTTTGGAAACCTGGAGGGTATACGCTATTCTTTCCTGATTGCAGGAACGTTCGGCGTTCTAGCCATAAGCTATCGGGGCTTGAAGCTCAAAGAGAGTCATATTGCATCCGAATCGCCGAATTTCGTTCAGTTCTGGAAATCACTATTCCATGATACGCGAGTCGCACTCGCGAGGACAGGACGGGATGCGAAACTTCTTCTTGCATATTCGACTGTAGCCGCTTTCGCGGTAGGGCTCACATCCTCGTTTTCAGTGCTGTATTTCATACAGTCACTCCACTTCCGTCCGTACGTATACGGCATAATGGTAGGGCTGTCCGCACTCGTTATACTTCTACTCCTCTTTCCTGCCGCAAGGATGGTCGAGCGCTTCGGCCTGAAGAAGTCCGTGGTCCTTTCGTCTCTGTCGGTTCCGCTGAACCAGCTCTTCTTCACCAAGGCAAAGGACATGGACGAACTCGTCACATGGAGTGTTGTAGGCGGCACGGGTAACGCACTGCTGGGTCCACCCCTAACGTCCCTGCAGTCGGATCTAATTCCGCGCGTCATGCGGGGCAGGATAATGGCTATGTTCAGCGCCCTCCCGCTGATGCTCTCCATACCTGCCCAGATCTTGGGCGGTTACCTCTACTCAATAGAACCCATTCTGCCTTTTGTCATATCCATTCCGGTGTTCTTCGGCGCAGTCCTGCTGCTGTTGAAAATACGTGAACCCAAGACGCTTGAAGACTGA